The Tripterygium wilfordii isolate XIE 37 chromosome 5, ASM1340144v1, whole genome shotgun sequence DNA segment ATAAGTCATGACTTCATAAGTTCAGCAATATAGTAAAAAAATTAAGACTTGGATACAAAAATATTCTTCGGTATGCGGTATGCAAAGACATTCACAGTATAGCTGATTGATGAAAATCTCCACCTGATTATCCTCCTTAAAGTGAATATCAATATATGCTATAGATTAGTTCACACTTTCTTCATGGTAAAGCCTACATACAAGAtcttttatattgtttttgtcGTTTTCGCGAATAAATTGCCTACTCTCCATGATACAAGCCTAAAAATCTTAGGTTTATTATGTTACTCCTACTCGGAGATCAACTCATTAAAAATGATTCTTAATCCACTTGAGCCAAAGAAGCATACACttagaagaataaaaaagagcAAATGTTATTTGTGACGTTGACAAAAAAAGGTAATCTTTCAGAAAAAACCACATCAAGTGCGTATGTAGTAGATTTTAACACTTGCTTTCATCGCAGTAATAATACCTAAAAAGTATTTTCAGAACAAAAATTCTAGAAAAATAATTTGATGCATCGAAGTGACAATTTTCCTTGAAGaactaaaagaaaataagaaacatATCAATCAGGCATCAACAATCGCATTATGATGAGATGTTTGCCCAACAAGTTGGAAGCATACCTTGCTGAGAATTGGCTTCAAAGTCCGACATGGACCACAAGTTGGGGCTGTATACAGTACGCATACAAGCCTTGGACTCTCATGGTATAATTTACGCAGGGCATACTGAACAAGAGGAGTAAAAAGAAATTAGTTTTTAGctacatatataattaagatCAAATACATAAAGGAAAAGACACAAAGGAGATGCCAAGACATAATTGATGATATGCTAGTATCTCCAGGGAACAGAAACCTGGCCCCTATGTTTTGTCAGTGTGATGTCAAAGCCCTCTTTCACATCCATGTCCGTGAGGTCCTTCTTAACCTCCTCGGCTTTAGGCTGTCAAATTCATGTCCATGAAGGTAAAATTAGAACAGAAtcaaatgctcaattatgtatGATAACGGTCTTATCTtcatgaaaagaagaagaagaaaccaaagATAAACCTTATCAAACAGTGAGCTGGACTAATTTGTGAGCTGCTTTGCCATAACAAAAcaattaattggatatatatggtGCTCTATTCACTATTCTTGTGATTTGATGAAACCAAAGATAAACCTTGTCAAACAGTGATATATGCACATGATATGGAGTTTAATGACAATCCACTCAGGAATACCAGGAACGTAAAGCAAGTTATGAGGTAATATATCTTCATACAAAAGTACAGCAGATGACTTCATTAGAAAGTCGCATAAATGGTTACTCCTTTTATTTTGGGGATTCAGAAGGAATTTATCAGAAGGAGCACAAAGAGGGGGCAATCAAGGAAACAATTACAGGACTAGCAAACTACTGCTGTCAAAGAAATTTCTGTAATCGGTGAATACCTGATGATACTCAACGAGTAGATTATTTCTCACAAGGTATCTCTCAACTGATAAAGCAGCAATACATCCCGATCCAGCAGCAGTTACCGCCTGCCTCCACTCATCGTCCTAATCAAATACAGAGAAACTGAGTACCATCAAACTAATCAGCATGAGTCATGCTAAACAAGATACAATGGTAAATCAGAAGGCGGTTCCAGTCGATGCTCTCTGTACCTAGAGGTTGACTTTCTACATAATCTCGACTTCATTCATCTTTCAGGTCACGAAGAAAAGTATTCACACTTTCATATAATGGTCCATGGTTTTCCAGCCTAAACCACAAGCTTTAATACTACGTAATGTCATTGATCACTAGATGGGATATGACCATAAATAGCAAGATCCAATGTAATTCAGTTCAAAAGGATGCACATGTAATGTATGAGAGTCATGGTTTTTCAGTTGTTAATATTATATAAAGTTCATTGAGCCAATTCATTTACCAGAATCCCATTCCACAGTGcttgtaaaaactaaaaactcaTGAATCTAATTCATCGGAAGAAAACACATGTTAATTCACTTTTCAACATTGCACATCCGAGAAATGTATGTCTAAAAACTTTAAAGAGATAAGGTGGGCAACGTATTTCATAACCTCAAATGATAAATTCAGTAAGAGTTTTGAAACAGACATGAGAGAAATAATGCCAACGAACCCTTTCAGTCAAATACAAGAAGGCAAAAATGAACCCTGAAATATACAAGACAAATAAAGTACTGATCCTAGAACCAAAGAATAACCTGACAGGATTACCTGTATGTCTCCAGCAGCAAATACACCTTCCacagaagttcttgaagaaccATCTTGAACCAGCACGTAGCCTGAGCTGTCCAGTTCAACTTGACCTTCTAACAACTGGCTATTCGGTGAATGTCCTATACCATAAAATAAGCCTTTCGCCTCAAGCACAGATTCCTCACCGGTATCAACTTTTCTAAGTAAGATACCAGACATCTGGCCTTTTGTATTGCTAACTACATCCACAGTCTCTGTATTGAAGTGCACGGTGATATTGGGATTGTTGAACACTCTGAAACATTCGCGATAATTAACCTGTTAAACAAACATTCAGGGAGTTGAAAACTCAACATACAAATTGTTCATTAGTATATAATTCATTGCCATCAAAACAgccaaacagaaaatacaataaTTCAACCACCCTGAAGCAAACTTTCAGGTGCAACACAGAAATTGCTATAAGGGGCTTGAACTGGAAGGAAGCAAAAAGGAGAGATATCTGGTTTCAATGGTCCCAGTTAACAATTACTATGCATGATAGGCCTAAATATGATCTCTCCTCATAACTTTACGTCTGTCCAAATCAAGAAACTATACTacaaaatgttttaatgagGAAAATATATCGgggaaagaaaacaaatacatccCAATAACATGATCCCAGTTAATTACCACTCTGATTGCTAAGAGGAATGAGATATCTCAAACTGCCAAGTGCCAACCACTACTACAGGGGTATGGGTTTTGAGATGTGGCTACTTAGAGCAATTACTCTGCTACAGTGAAGCTTATGTCTATATTAAGAGCACCCTCTGAACATCCTTTTGTCGTGGAATTAGTACTTCAGCGATAAAAGCTTTGAAGTTCCACAGTATGAAGTAAAATGGAGCCTCACCTATCAAAAATGAATCATTTTTCCTACGCGAACACGAAGGCTGATGAAACATATGGCTATCAAAAGGTTCAATGTCTTAACAATGACACGTAAACACAGGGCTAACAAACCTGTAAACTGGAAATTAGTTGTcaactaaaataaaattaatgctTCCATTCAAGAAGGCCTGGTTAAACACACCAAAGCATTAAGGAAATTTTATCCAATTAATTCCAATTTCTGTGATGTGGATGCTATGGCTGGAGAGGAATAACAGAGTGTTCAAAAACAAAGAATCCTCCATAGACACTTTCTTAGTCACCtggtttgattgccttaggTTCTGGGGCACTTCCTTTTCTGGGAACATTTTTTATCATCTTTTTATCTCCCCCTTGTAAtttgtttgggttgcacccccttggtgcttgaataaaattttttccattcaaaaaaaaagaaaaaaagagagagaaatgtttGTTCCCTTTCATATCTTATAGAATGGGACAGCGTCGAAAAGAATATACTAAGACCAATGAGGGGCCGTTAGAATGTAAACATGATGCATACTAGAGAAGATCGGATGAGAGCAGATGGAGAGGGAAGCATGGAATACATATGGTGAGCTACAACAATGGTTAAAGAGCCTTACATAGCTAGGTTAAGAGATAATTGAGCATGCCATGTCGTTGTGCTCTAATATGATAATACCAGAACAAGATACCCGATATATACTAATACAAGACTAGGATCTTTTGCGGAAGGTTCCTGACACAGAGCTTTAAACCAGCCTTATAAgtgtaatttatttaattttttaacctATATTATCTGAGGAATCATGCCCTTTGTTACTACGTCTAAATTAAGCCGTGATCAaagtccattcaaaaaaaagtcTCTTCATTCTTTCCATACATGTGCTGTCGCATCACAACAGTTGAAAAAGTTCTTATACTCACAATGTAATGCTGGCTGGTATAGATATCAATGCTGAGTTCAGAGCACAAGATAGCCAAAGCCAGACAGAAATAGAGACTAAGTACGTTGTGCTACTTTGAGGTAGAGGAGGATATGTTTGTGTGAGAGCATGTACAGGTAAGAACATAACTGAGTagaaatgtgtgtgtgtgagtgcaCACATGTGCATGAGATATTTTGCTGAATTCAAGAATTTCAGAAGGCAAGAATTTAAAATAGCTTTAATTCAACATGCAAGGAAATCCTAGCTGTTCTTGAAGTTATGTACTTTCCACGCATAGCAGAAAATTACAACTAAAAATAATAAGAGTGAATAAGGAGTGTTCACCCAACACCTCAGAAGAACAACATAAAGAAGACCTCCTTGCAACTCACCTATCTTGCATTGCCTTGGATGCCCTTAGTTGGTCCTTGCGTACTAATAAATGAACATGATAGGCATATTTAGTTAAATATATCGCTTCCTCCGTTGCTGTATCACCTCCTCCAACCACAGCAAGAACTTGCCCCTTAAACAGTGGAGATGCTCCAtcacaaattgcacaagcaCTAATTCCTCTACTCCAAAACTCATCTTCACGGGGTATTCTGAGCCTTCTTGCAGTAGCTCCTGTGGCAAAAATGAGACTGTGGCACTGAACCTGAACAGAAGAAAAGCAATAAAAAGATGAATAGTTCAACACTATTGACATGATATAcaggttgaaaaacaagtaccAATATGGTCAGCATGtgacaatgtcaaacataaatACAGACTAGATATAGTCACATCATATCCATTAAATCTCACTCATAAACACATAAACAGGCATTCCAATGCATTTAGAGCTTTAAAAAGGAGCAAAACCAATCGTTTCTCTGcctcaaaaactaaaataaggatataattttgaaaacatCACAAGCACAGAGAGTACTGTTTCAACCGAAGCACTCAACTTACTGAAGAATTATGAGGAATCATAGAACCAAGAACTTTAATggctcatatttttttttaaaaaaagataaagtttTGAGTTTCAATGAGGAGGTCCAGATTCAGCTGACAGCATATTCATGGGACTCTGGCATATCATACCAAATAAACTTGTTTGCATCACAAAAGTGCATCAATGGATTTCAAGTCAATTGGCATTTCAAGGGAAAAAACCATTATAACACACTTCAACATCTACATAATAGCAACCGCAAAACCATATATCACCTTACGCTCACTGCTCTGCACTGTAAATGGTTTATTCCTAACATCAATATGTTCTACATCTTCTTGGAACAGTTCTGCTCCCCAACGTTCAGCTTGCCGCCGCATCCTAGtcaacacaaaaaatcaaaattctatCACACAATTTAATTTGAATCAAGAATTCCAAGACATGTTACCACATACAATACATAAACGATTTAATGAAACACGGTGCAGTCCTCATTTCCGTTACCTATCCATCAAATCTGGCCCAGTTATTCCATCAGGGAATCCGGGGAAATTCTCCACTTCAGTGGTAGTCATCAACTGGCCCCCAGGAACGCCACCTACTTGATAGCCCTCGAACACTATAGGCTTCAAATTAGCACGAGCTGAATATATTGCAGCTGTATACCCAGCAGGACCAGAACCCACAATTACTACATTCTCAACTCCTTTAACTGAAAAGGCAAAAAGGTAAAATGATTAGTAAGATCTTTGAAACTTCGTATGTTTTTCCTTCCTAtaagaaagtaagaaacaacTAAAGGCCAGGTTTTAAATCCATCTAAGCCTCTAAGGCATTAAGAGCAACAAATAAAATTTAACAGgaaacaaaacccaaattcAAACTCCCCTTGTAGAGCAAGGCACTGCTCAGTTTAAAACCCTACAAAAGCTGAACGCATTCGATGAAAAAACTTGAACAATAGAATAGAACCAAATATAACACATTCGCATCAAAGATCCCTAATATGAACGAGCTAATGTTCGAATGACAAACAATATGATTGCTATCTTCTTATGGATAAGTTTATATGCCAGCAAAAAATGTATCCCCATTACTTACCACTTGTGTTTCCTGATTCTGAGATTATAAGATATCCAGATTCATACAAATCAACAGAAACTAGATTGAACTTCCTGGTGATGTTAGTCAATTGCGTGAAAATAATGAACCTATACATATCTTCTAATTAAAGTTACACCCTTCCAAATCAATCAGCTCACATCCTTGTTTACCCTCCATCCCCTTGATATGTTTGTCACAAACTCTGTCTCTCTTCCTAGCTCTCTACAAATATGAATACCGGTGAAATTCACTAATAGTTTACCAACAGTTCTACAAAGCACTCCGATCTCATCGTTTCAAAACAAAACCTTCAGCTTATATAATAAGAACACCCACCAAATTATACTTGGACAAGAAACAGAAACTCCTCAAATTCACCTCTATTATGTACATAAATGCGTTTAATTCATGTGGGTACGCTTGT contains these protein-coding regions:
- the LOC119998868 gene encoding NADPH-dependent thioredoxin reductase 3-like translates to MAATPKIGLGIGPLPTHRLSISTLSSPPSLHSLIVFKNLCTRRRFLGIHQSTRTRHLRAVSSQEPSSSSVKGVENVVIVGSGPAGYTAAIYSARANLKPIVFEGYQVGGVPGGQLMTTTEVENFPGFPDGITGPDLMDRMRRQAERWGAELFQEDVEHIDVRNKPFTVQSSERKVQCHSLIFATGATARRLRIPREDEFWSRGISACAICDGASPLFKGQVLAVVGGGDTATEEAIYLTKYAYHVHLLVRKDQLRASKAMQDRVFNNPNITVHFNTETVDVVSNTKGQMSGILLRKVDTGEESVLEAKGLFYGIGHSPNSQLLEGQVELDSSGYVLVQDGSSRTSVEGVFAAGDIQDDEWRQAVTAAGSGCIAALSVERYLVRNNLLVEYHQPKAEEVKKDLTDMDVKEGFDITLTKHRGQYALRKLYHESPRLVCVLYTAPTCGPCRTLKPILSKVIDEFDQNVHFVEIDIEEDQEIAEAAGIMGTPCVQFFKNKEMLRTLSGVKMKKEYRDFIEANK